GAAGCCTCTCGAGCAGAGCGTTCATCCCCTGCAAAGGAGATGGTTATGTCCTGGGCCTCGGCCCCAGGCTGGTCCTGGGCAGGAACCTGGTCAGCTGTCTCTTCAAGACTCTGAGTCTGGACCTGGAGGGCCAAGAGGAGAAGTGCAGCAAGGAGGGCAAGGGTCTTCATGGCTGTGAGTCACGTAGAGGTCGGGGTCTGGATGGGACAGCAGGAGTCTGAATGAGTGGGGAGCACAGAG
This genomic window from Equus quagga isolate Etosha38 unplaced genomic scaffold, UCLA_HA_Equagga_1.0 155517_RagTag, whole genome shotgun sequence contains:
- the LOC124233167 gene encoding alpha-defensin 1, yielding MKTLALLAALLLLALQVQTQSLEETADQVPAQDQPGAEAQDITISFAGDERSAREASRSLTGIASCTCRRAWICNWGERHSGNCIDGKGSAYRLCCRR